A genome region from Nicotiana tabacum cultivar K326 chromosome 13, ASM71507v2, whole genome shotgun sequence includes the following:
- the LOC107813029 gene encoding uncharacterized protein LOC107813029: MGPSSPYLFVNKFFSVTVVEHKMFGTYIVLFILASLILGETLVFLGIWFHTSFQEPIIVALSHLHKGKGPLIVRRIRILMFCVLVYWVYSTSVIFYSRRIFHGPINWRDDVALNLLILQASLLGFSLFAWMVLDKLYPVIMEHDSVRKIIKAEEILLQERKLLMEDHGRVLQGKIAELRAKMKKLETDCKMKATKAQAAGAIVLKLKNQFEELHLKYDRLLEYNHTLRNQLQSISHEVQIIDESDGWSNLKIKLGWPTLENNGQSVDFENVMEAATKCGEYLVSVSQSSSSPRHRRPIYQC; the protein is encoded by the exons ATGGGACCTTCGTCCCCTTACCTTTTTGTAAACAAATTCTTCTCTGTCACAGTGGTAGAACACAAGATGTTTGGCACATACATAGTATTATTCATACTCGCCTCCCTAATTTTGGGCGAAACACTTGTGTTTTTGGGGATATGGTTCCACACCTCATTTCAAGAACCAATTATTGTGGCTTTGTCTCACCTTCACAAAGGAAAAGGCCCTTTGATTGTAAGAAGGATACGGATATTGATGTTCTGCGTTTTGGTGTACTGGGTATACAGCACTAGTGTCATATTTTATAGCCGGAGGATTTTTCATGGCCCCATCAATTGGAGAGATGATGTTGCTCTCAATCTCCTAATTCTGCAGGCTTCGCTCCTGG GATTTTCGCTCTTTGCCTGGATGGTGTTGGACAAATTGTATCCTGTAATAATGGAGCATGATTCTGTTAGGAAGATTATCAAGGCTGAAGAAATACTTCTTCAGGAAAGAAAATTGCTTATGGAGGATCATGGTAGAGTTTTACAGGGTAAGATTGCCGAATTGAgagcaaaaatgaagaagctgGAAACGGATTGTAAGATGAAAGCTACTAAGGCTCAGGCTGCAGGAGCTATTGTTTTGAAATTAAAAAACCAGTTCGAAGAACTCCATCTTAAATATGATCGTTTGCTTGAATACAACCACACACTTCGAAACCAGTTGCAGTCAATAAGCCACGAGGTCCAGATTATTGACGAGTCAGATGGATGGTCTAATTTGAAAATTAAGCTGGGTTGGCCAACACTTGAAAATAATGGACAAAGTGTAGATTTTGAGAATGTAATGGAGGCAGCAACAAAATGTGGTGAGTACCTTGTCTCTGTCAGTCAGTCATCATCCTCGCCCAGACATCGCAGGCCAATTTATCAGTGTTGA
- the LOC107813028 gene encoding mitogen-activated protein kinase kinase kinase 17-like, translating to MDWTRGATIGHGSSAAVSIAMSRCSGEIFAVKSVELSQSEFLQKEQKILSTLSSPYIVCYKGYDVTRENNKDMFNLMMEYMPDGTLTDEIQGGPLNEQLIGYYTKQIIHGLNYLHSKGIVHCDIKGHNILLYKTGAKIADFGCARSVDQAKWNGGTPMFMAPEVARGEEQWFAADIWALGCTIIEMATGASPWTTVNHSPASLLCHIAFSGQIPEIPKFLSSQARDFLSECLRRDPKQRWSAKQLLNHPFLEQSDSNSKINEDFITSSPTSILDQRIWNSVEESETVEDSRQTISSMDSPLQRVTKLCMESGKLEWRWDESWSTVRNCSEDKEEMMSI from the coding sequence ATGGACTGGACAAGAGGCGCCACCATCGGCCACGGCTCCTCTGCTGCCGTCTCGATTGCCATGTCACGCTGCTCTGGCGAGATTTTTGCTGTCAAATCCGTGGAGTTGTCACAGTCAGAGTTTTTGCAAAAGGAGCAGAAAATTTTGTCCACTTTGAGCTCCCCTTATATAGTGTGCTACAAGGGGTACGATGTAACCAGAGAGAACAACAAGGACATGTTCAATCTTATGATGGAGTACATGCCCGACGGAACGCTCACCGATGAAATACAGGGAGGCCCGTTGAATGAGCAGTTGATCGGATATTACACGAAGCAAATTATTCATGGATTAAACTATCTACATTCGAAAGGGATCGTGCATTGTGACATTAAGGGACACAACATTCTGTTATATAAAACCGGTGCAaaaattgcagattttggttGTGCTAGGTCAGTCGATCAGGCTAAGTGGAACGGGGGCACGCCTATGTTCATGGCACCAGAAGTAGCACGCGGAGAAGAACAATGGTTTGCAGCTGATATATGGGCATTAGGATGCACTATTATTGAAATGGCCACTGGTGCCTCACCCTGGACTACTGTTAACCACAGTCCTGCTTCTTTGCTTTGCCATATTGCATTTTCTGGCCAAATCCCAGAAATTCCAAAGTTTCTCTCTTCACAAGCAAGGGATTTTTTAAGTGAATGCTTGAGAAGGGATCCAAAACAGAGATGGTCTGCTAAACAGCTCCTCAACCATCCGTTTCTTGAGCAATCAGATTCAAACAGCAAGATAAATGAAGATTTCATCACAAGTTCCCCAACAAGCATTCTTGATCAACGCATTTGGAATTCAGTGGAGGAATCAGAAACTGTCGAAGATTCAAGGCAAACAATTAGCTCAATGGATTCTCCTCTGCAAAGGGTAACAAAATTGTGTATGGAATCCGGAAAACTAGAGTGGAGATGGGATGAGAGTTGGAGCACAGTCAGAAATTGCAGTGAAGATAAAGAAGAGATGATGTCAATTTAG